In Vigna angularis cultivar LongXiaoDou No.4 chromosome 8, ASM1680809v1, whole genome shotgun sequence, one DNA window encodes the following:
- the LOC108345991 gene encoding uncharacterized protein LOC108345991 isoform X1 — MCPDKIVRRKQMAVGGKTRNMFEGLVKEGSFKWLLGKKSYFDEELEEMEHSPSAGRNFIRELSPVANLVVRRCSKILKTSSIDLQESFNQEASDSIKHPSRYARHLLEYCCFKALFLTTQMTGHLFDKTFRRLTFDMMLAWEVPAADSQPLTSKVDEEVSVGLEAFCRIAPSIPIIADVIISENLFEALSSSTDGRLQFPIYDKYLSGLERAIRKMKSSSESSLLAAVRFSREEKILEVDGTVTTQPVLEHVGISTWPGRLILTDHALHFEALRVVSYDKPKRYDLSEDLKQVVKPELTGPWGTRLFDKAVFYSSSSLSEPVILEFPELKGHARRDYWLAIIQEILYVHKFISKYGIKGVARDEVLWKAVLGILRLQAIQDISSPIPVQNDALLMFNLCDQLPGGDLVLETLANMANRRESDRENDFKDGGGMRSISALDMVSNLGFVFGTSSNNSNESRIAVGEISVGEMTELEIAIKESKNNHKKVISAQATVDGVKVDGIDTNLAVMKELLFPINELWKSLQALAYWDDLRKSSGFCLFFSYIIYRNWLGYAASLMLMLFAVFMIITRWFSQGRSVPEVKVIAPPPMNTMEQLLAVQNAVSQAEQFIQDGNVILLKLRGLLLSIFPQATEKLAFCLLSAALILAFMPYKYIVLLLFLEIFTRYSPLRKTSTERLTRRLKEWWFSVPAAPVTIERDKEEKKKK, encoded by the exons ATGTG TCCCGATAAGATCGTGAGGCGAAAACAGATGGCTGTAGGCGGCAAAACCAGAAATATGTTTGAAGGTTTGGTAAAAGAAGGGTCATTTAAATGGTTGCTTGGCAAGAAAAGTTACTTTGATGAAGAATTGGAAGAGATGGAACATTCTCCTTCTGCTGGGAGGAATTTTATACGAGAGCTCTCTCCTGTTGCAAACCTAGTTGTTCGTAGATGCTCAAA AATCCTTAAGACCTCTTCAATTGATCTTCAGGAGAGCTTCAATCAGGAGGCTTCTGATTCTATAAAGCATCCATCACGATATGCAAGGCATTTATTGGAATATTGTTGTTTCAAGGCACTTTTCCTGACTACACAAATGACTGGTCATCTCTTTGATAAAACATTCCGGCGTTTGACATTCGACATGATGTTGGCTTGGGAAGTCCCTGCTGCTGACAGCCAACCTTTAACCAGT AAGGTTGACGAGGAGGTATCAGTTGGTTTAGAAGCTTTCTGTCGAATAGCCCCTTCAATTCCTATCATTGCTGATGTCATCATTAGTGAAAATCTTTTTGAGGCGCTGAGTTCATCAACTGATGGTCGCCTTCAGTTCCCCATCTATGACAAGTACCTCAGTGGCTTAGAAAG agctataagaaaaatgaagagcAGTTCTGAGTCGTCTCTATTGGCTGCTGTAAGATTCTCTAGAGAAGAGAAGATTCTCGAGGTTGATGGAACAGTCACAACACAACCAGTCCTTGAGCATGTAGGAATATCAACCTGGCCTG GAAGGTTAATCCTGACAGATCATGCACTTCATTTCGAAGCACTTCGTGTTGTATCATATGATAAACCAAAAAGATACGACTTGTCAGAAGATCTTAAACAAGTTGTTAAACCTGAGTTGACTGGACCATGGGGTACTCGACTTTTTGACAAGGCAGTCTTCTATAGTTCATCGTCCCT ATCAGAACCTGTTATACTAGAGTTTCCAGAACTTAAAGGTCATGCACGTCGTGATTATTGGTTAGCTATCATCCAAGAGATTCTGTATGTTCACAAATTCATAAGCAAATATGGAATTAAAGGGGTTGCACGGGATGAAGTGCTTTGGAAGGCTGTTTTAGGAATTTTGCGTTTACAAGCTATTCAGGATATTAGTTCCCCGATTCCTGTACAGAATGATGCTCTTCTCATGTTTAATTTATGTGATCAGCTTCCAGGTGGAGACTTGGTATTAGAAACCCTTGCAAATATGGCAAACAGAAGAGAGTCAGATCGTGAGAATGATTTCAAGGATGGTGGTGGAATGCGTTCTATCTCAGCCTTGGACATGGTTTCTAACTTAGGATTTGTATTTGGAACAAGTTCAAACAACTCAAATGAGAGCAGGATTGCTGTGGGTGAAATATCTGTTGGAGAAATGACTGAATTGGAAATAGCGATTAAAGAATCTAAGAACAATCATAAAAAGGTTATATCTGCACAAGCTACAGTTGATGGTGTTAAAGTTGACGGTATTGACACTAATTTAGCTGTCATGAAG GAGTTACTTTTTCCTATAAATGAACTTTGGAAGTCTCTTCAAGCTTTGGCATATTGGGATGATCTAAGGAAGTCTTCAgggttttgtttgtttttcagtTACATCATTTACCG GAATTGGCTTGGCTATGCTGCATCACTGATGCTTATGTTATTTGCtgtttttatgataattacCCGATGGTTTAGCCAAGGTAGGTCAGTTCCTGAAGTTAAAGTAATTGCTCCTCCCCCAATGAATACAATGGAACAGCTTTTGGCCGTTCAGAATGCTGTCTCTCAAGCTGAACAATTCATCCAGGACGGCAACGTAATTTTGCTCAAGCTTCGCGGCCTGTTGCTGTCCATTTTTCCTCAG GCCACAGAGAAGTTGGCCTTTTGCCTTCTATCAGCAGCCTTGATTTTGGCTTTCATGCCCTATAAATACATAGTTTTGCTACTCTTCTTGGAGATATTCACAAGATATTCGCCTCTGAGGAAAACTAGCACCGAGAGATTGACGAGGAGATTAAAGGAATGGTGGTTCAGCGTACCAGCAGCTCCTGTTACAATTGAAAGAGataaagaggaaaagaagaaaaaatag
- the LOC108345991 gene encoding uncharacterized protein LOC108345991 isoform X2 codes for MCPDKIVRRKQMAVGGKTRNMFEGLVKEGSFKWLLGKKSYFDEELEEMEHSPSAGRNFIRELSPVANLVVRRCSKILKTSSIDLQESFNQEASDSIKHPSRYARHLLEYCCFKALFLTTQMTGHLFDKTFRRLTFDMMLAWEVPAADSQPLTSVDEEVSVGLEAFCRIAPSIPIIADVIISENLFEALSSSTDGRLQFPIYDKYLSGLERAIRKMKSSSESSLLAAVRFSREEKILEVDGTVTTQPVLEHVGISTWPGRLILTDHALHFEALRVVSYDKPKRYDLSEDLKQVVKPELTGPWGTRLFDKAVFYSSSSLSEPVILEFPELKGHARRDYWLAIIQEILYVHKFISKYGIKGVARDEVLWKAVLGILRLQAIQDISSPIPVQNDALLMFNLCDQLPGGDLVLETLANMANRRESDRENDFKDGGGMRSISALDMVSNLGFVFGTSSNNSNESRIAVGEISVGEMTELEIAIKESKNNHKKVISAQATVDGVKVDGIDTNLAVMKELLFPINELWKSLQALAYWDDLRKSSGFCLFFSYIIYRNWLGYAASLMLMLFAVFMIITRWFSQGRSVPEVKVIAPPPMNTMEQLLAVQNAVSQAEQFIQDGNVILLKLRGLLLSIFPQATEKLAFCLLSAALILAFMPYKYIVLLLFLEIFTRYSPLRKTSTERLTRRLKEWWFSVPAAPVTIERDKEEKKKK; via the exons ATGTG TCCCGATAAGATCGTGAGGCGAAAACAGATGGCTGTAGGCGGCAAAACCAGAAATATGTTTGAAGGTTTGGTAAAAGAAGGGTCATTTAAATGGTTGCTTGGCAAGAAAAGTTACTTTGATGAAGAATTGGAAGAGATGGAACATTCTCCTTCTGCTGGGAGGAATTTTATACGAGAGCTCTCTCCTGTTGCAAACCTAGTTGTTCGTAGATGCTCAAA AATCCTTAAGACCTCTTCAATTGATCTTCAGGAGAGCTTCAATCAGGAGGCTTCTGATTCTATAAAGCATCCATCACGATATGCAAGGCATTTATTGGAATATTGTTGTTTCAAGGCACTTTTCCTGACTACACAAATGACTGGTCATCTCTTTGATAAAACATTCCGGCGTTTGACATTCGACATGATGTTGGCTTGGGAAGTCCCTGCTGCTGACAGCCAACCTTTAACCAGT GTTGACGAGGAGGTATCAGTTGGTTTAGAAGCTTTCTGTCGAATAGCCCCTTCAATTCCTATCATTGCTGATGTCATCATTAGTGAAAATCTTTTTGAGGCGCTGAGTTCATCAACTGATGGTCGCCTTCAGTTCCCCATCTATGACAAGTACCTCAGTGGCTTAGAAAG agctataagaaaaatgaagagcAGTTCTGAGTCGTCTCTATTGGCTGCTGTAAGATTCTCTAGAGAAGAGAAGATTCTCGAGGTTGATGGAACAGTCACAACACAACCAGTCCTTGAGCATGTAGGAATATCAACCTGGCCTG GAAGGTTAATCCTGACAGATCATGCACTTCATTTCGAAGCACTTCGTGTTGTATCATATGATAAACCAAAAAGATACGACTTGTCAGAAGATCTTAAACAAGTTGTTAAACCTGAGTTGACTGGACCATGGGGTACTCGACTTTTTGACAAGGCAGTCTTCTATAGTTCATCGTCCCT ATCAGAACCTGTTATACTAGAGTTTCCAGAACTTAAAGGTCATGCACGTCGTGATTATTGGTTAGCTATCATCCAAGAGATTCTGTATGTTCACAAATTCATAAGCAAATATGGAATTAAAGGGGTTGCACGGGATGAAGTGCTTTGGAAGGCTGTTTTAGGAATTTTGCGTTTACAAGCTATTCAGGATATTAGTTCCCCGATTCCTGTACAGAATGATGCTCTTCTCATGTTTAATTTATGTGATCAGCTTCCAGGTGGAGACTTGGTATTAGAAACCCTTGCAAATATGGCAAACAGAAGAGAGTCAGATCGTGAGAATGATTTCAAGGATGGTGGTGGAATGCGTTCTATCTCAGCCTTGGACATGGTTTCTAACTTAGGATTTGTATTTGGAACAAGTTCAAACAACTCAAATGAGAGCAGGATTGCTGTGGGTGAAATATCTGTTGGAGAAATGACTGAATTGGAAATAGCGATTAAAGAATCTAAGAACAATCATAAAAAGGTTATATCTGCACAAGCTACAGTTGATGGTGTTAAAGTTGACGGTATTGACACTAATTTAGCTGTCATGAAG GAGTTACTTTTTCCTATAAATGAACTTTGGAAGTCTCTTCAAGCTTTGGCATATTGGGATGATCTAAGGAAGTCTTCAgggttttgtttgtttttcagtTACATCATTTACCG GAATTGGCTTGGCTATGCTGCATCACTGATGCTTATGTTATTTGCtgtttttatgataattacCCGATGGTTTAGCCAAGGTAGGTCAGTTCCTGAAGTTAAAGTAATTGCTCCTCCCCCAATGAATACAATGGAACAGCTTTTGGCCGTTCAGAATGCTGTCTCTCAAGCTGAACAATTCATCCAGGACGGCAACGTAATTTTGCTCAAGCTTCGCGGCCTGTTGCTGTCCATTTTTCCTCAG GCCACAGAGAAGTTGGCCTTTTGCCTTCTATCAGCAGCCTTGATTTTGGCTTTCATGCCCTATAAATACATAGTTTTGCTACTCTTCTTGGAGATATTCACAAGATATTCGCCTCTGAGGAAAACTAGCACCGAGAGATTGACGAGGAGATTAAAGGAATGGTGGTTCAGCGTACCAGCAGCTCCTGTTACAATTGAAAGAGataaagaggaaaagaagaaaaaatag
- the LOC108345991 gene encoding uncharacterized protein LOC108345991 isoform X3 — protein sequence MAVGGKTRNMFEGLVKEGSFKWLLGKKSYFDEELEEMEHSPSAGRNFIRELSPVANLVVRRCSKILKTSSIDLQESFNQEASDSIKHPSRYARHLLEYCCFKALFLTTQMTGHLFDKTFRRLTFDMMLAWEVPAADSQPLTSKVDEEVSVGLEAFCRIAPSIPIIADVIISENLFEALSSSTDGRLQFPIYDKYLSGLERAIRKMKSSSESSLLAAVRFSREEKILEVDGTVTTQPVLEHVGISTWPGRLILTDHALHFEALRVVSYDKPKRYDLSEDLKQVVKPELTGPWGTRLFDKAVFYSSSSLSEPVILEFPELKGHARRDYWLAIIQEILYVHKFISKYGIKGVARDEVLWKAVLGILRLQAIQDISSPIPVQNDALLMFNLCDQLPGGDLVLETLANMANRRESDRENDFKDGGGMRSISALDMVSNLGFVFGTSSNNSNESRIAVGEISVGEMTELEIAIKESKNNHKKVISAQATVDGVKVDGIDTNLAVMKELLFPINELWKSLQALAYWDDLRKSSGFCLFFSYIIYRNWLGYAASLMLMLFAVFMIITRWFSQGRSVPEVKVIAPPPMNTMEQLLAVQNAVSQAEQFIQDGNVILLKLRGLLLSIFPQATEKLAFCLLSAALILAFMPYKYIVLLLFLEIFTRYSPLRKTSTERLTRRLKEWWFSVPAAPVTIERDKEEKKKK from the exons ATGGCTGTAGGCGGCAAAACCAGAAATATGTTTGAAGGTTTGGTAAAAGAAGGGTCATTTAAATGGTTGCTTGGCAAGAAAAGTTACTTTGATGAAGAATTGGAAGAGATGGAACATTCTCCTTCTGCTGGGAGGAATTTTATACGAGAGCTCTCTCCTGTTGCAAACCTAGTTGTTCGTAGATGCTCAAA AATCCTTAAGACCTCTTCAATTGATCTTCAGGAGAGCTTCAATCAGGAGGCTTCTGATTCTATAAAGCATCCATCACGATATGCAAGGCATTTATTGGAATATTGTTGTTTCAAGGCACTTTTCCTGACTACACAAATGACTGGTCATCTCTTTGATAAAACATTCCGGCGTTTGACATTCGACATGATGTTGGCTTGGGAAGTCCCTGCTGCTGACAGCCAACCTTTAACCAGT AAGGTTGACGAGGAGGTATCAGTTGGTTTAGAAGCTTTCTGTCGAATAGCCCCTTCAATTCCTATCATTGCTGATGTCATCATTAGTGAAAATCTTTTTGAGGCGCTGAGTTCATCAACTGATGGTCGCCTTCAGTTCCCCATCTATGACAAGTACCTCAGTGGCTTAGAAAG agctataagaaaaatgaagagcAGTTCTGAGTCGTCTCTATTGGCTGCTGTAAGATTCTCTAGAGAAGAGAAGATTCTCGAGGTTGATGGAACAGTCACAACACAACCAGTCCTTGAGCATGTAGGAATATCAACCTGGCCTG GAAGGTTAATCCTGACAGATCATGCACTTCATTTCGAAGCACTTCGTGTTGTATCATATGATAAACCAAAAAGATACGACTTGTCAGAAGATCTTAAACAAGTTGTTAAACCTGAGTTGACTGGACCATGGGGTACTCGACTTTTTGACAAGGCAGTCTTCTATAGTTCATCGTCCCT ATCAGAACCTGTTATACTAGAGTTTCCAGAACTTAAAGGTCATGCACGTCGTGATTATTGGTTAGCTATCATCCAAGAGATTCTGTATGTTCACAAATTCATAAGCAAATATGGAATTAAAGGGGTTGCACGGGATGAAGTGCTTTGGAAGGCTGTTTTAGGAATTTTGCGTTTACAAGCTATTCAGGATATTAGTTCCCCGATTCCTGTACAGAATGATGCTCTTCTCATGTTTAATTTATGTGATCAGCTTCCAGGTGGAGACTTGGTATTAGAAACCCTTGCAAATATGGCAAACAGAAGAGAGTCAGATCGTGAGAATGATTTCAAGGATGGTGGTGGAATGCGTTCTATCTCAGCCTTGGACATGGTTTCTAACTTAGGATTTGTATTTGGAACAAGTTCAAACAACTCAAATGAGAGCAGGATTGCTGTGGGTGAAATATCTGTTGGAGAAATGACTGAATTGGAAATAGCGATTAAAGAATCTAAGAACAATCATAAAAAGGTTATATCTGCACAAGCTACAGTTGATGGTGTTAAAGTTGACGGTATTGACACTAATTTAGCTGTCATGAAG GAGTTACTTTTTCCTATAAATGAACTTTGGAAGTCTCTTCAAGCTTTGGCATATTGGGATGATCTAAGGAAGTCTTCAgggttttgtttgtttttcagtTACATCATTTACCG GAATTGGCTTGGCTATGCTGCATCACTGATGCTTATGTTATTTGCtgtttttatgataattacCCGATGGTTTAGCCAAGGTAGGTCAGTTCCTGAAGTTAAAGTAATTGCTCCTCCCCCAATGAATACAATGGAACAGCTTTTGGCCGTTCAGAATGCTGTCTCTCAAGCTGAACAATTCATCCAGGACGGCAACGTAATTTTGCTCAAGCTTCGCGGCCTGTTGCTGTCCATTTTTCCTCAG GCCACAGAGAAGTTGGCCTTTTGCCTTCTATCAGCAGCCTTGATTTTGGCTTTCATGCCCTATAAATACATAGTTTTGCTACTCTTCTTGGAGATATTCACAAGATATTCGCCTCTGAGGAAAACTAGCACCGAGAGATTGACGAGGAGATTAAAGGAATGGTGGTTCAGCGTACCAGCAGCTCCTGTTACAATTGAAAGAGataaagaggaaaagaagaaaaaatag
- the LOC108343992 gene encoding VQ motif-containing protein 20: protein MSPSHFHSKREITSANNKNTNGLLPPPLKISKESHFIKKSSPQSSSSSSSSISTSLVNSAMPASSYRPQQQRHPVIIYTHSPKVIHTQPKDFMSLVQKLTGLSRSDSEDEDEDNPPPLQPLKQESGGSLAAVMGDKESDRESMIILRNEENEASSAITEENNCSSSMGENQVNSCFMAGEGPIIEPPMTPYVTMMAPSSTKFVCSSPPLMNYSDSLFFSHNLRASIPSPATLEGTKEFRDR, encoded by the coding sequence ATGAGCCCTTCACACTTCCATTCAAAGAGAGAAATCACCTCCGCCAATAACAAGAACACCAATGGATTGCTACCACCACCTTTGAAAATCAGCAAGGAATctcatttcataaaaaaatccTCACCACAATCCTCAtcttcatcgtcatcatcaatATCAACCTCGCTGGTTAACAGTGCAATGCCGGCATCATCGTACAGACCGCAGCAACAACGTCACCCGGTCATCATTTATACACATTCTCCAAAAGTTATCCACACTCAACCTAAGGATTTCATGTCATTGGTGCAAAAACTCACCGGCCTCTCTCGTTCGGATTcagaggacgaggacgaggacaaCCCACCGCCGCTACAACCCTTGAAGCAGGAGTCTGGTGGTAGCCTTGCGGCGGTGATGGGAGACAAGGAAAGTGATAGAGaaagtatgattattttgaGAAACGAGGAAAATGAGGCATCGTCGGCGATAACAGAAGAAAATAATTGTAGCAGCAGCATGGGAGAAAACCAAGTTAACTCTTGTTTCATGGCAGGGGAGGGACCGATTATAGAGCCTCCGATGACCCCTTACGTGACAATGATGGCGCCGAGCTCCACAAAGTTCGTGTGTTCGAGTCCGCCATTAATGAATTACTCAGATTCTTTGTTCTTCTCACATAACTTGAGGGCCTCTATTCCATCACCGGCCACATTGGAAGGGACGAAAGAGTTTCGTGATCGCTGA